From Sediminitomix flava, the proteins below share one genomic window:
- a CDS encoding ABC transporter permease, with protein MIKHSFLLLWARKQKNFMMILQLAFSFFLLFGVFTVLFDFYDNYKRPRGFDVENIMALYVDDTRLRVSSEDFDKDKMKSFESIDQLLLSLDEIEGFGGVDSSFPFAGSWNSESIDLDSGIGYQYTRQVMTIEAMSLLNLNFISGRNFNPSDFDKDSKSMIVNEYMYEEIKPYLNEKEELLFLDGSVRMRIVGVVEGFKKKNEFEDPLSIGFWPSNPENFRQPHILIKTKNDPRVIEAQLIRDLEKVSPDLAFVPRYFDDMKDSANKEVLMPLILLCVISLFLVINIALGLYGVLWYNISQRKSEIGLRRAVGADKTSITLQILSEVGALFTVAVFLGSIFAIQFPLLGIFNFTNSEYIVGALLSFIFVGVITIFCGYYPSKLASRITPVEALHEL; from the coding sequence ATGATCAAACATAGCTTTTTACTTTTGTGGGCTCGAAAGCAAAAGAATTTCATGATGATTCTTCAGCTCGCTTTCTCGTTTTTCTTACTCTTTGGTGTTTTTACGGTTCTTTTTGATTTCTATGATAACTATAAAAGACCAAGAGGTTTTGATGTTGAAAATATAATGGCTCTTTACGTTGATGATACTCGCCTTCGAGTTAGCAGTGAAGATTTTGACAAAGATAAAATGAAGAGTTTCGAAAGCATTGATCAACTTCTTTTATCCTTAGATGAGATTGAAGGATTTGGTGGAGTCGATTCAAGTTTTCCTTTTGCAGGCTCTTGGAATTCAGAATCAATTGATTTGGATAGTGGAATTGGATATCAATATACCCGTCAGGTCATGACCATAGAAGCCATGAGTTTATTGAATCTTAACTTTATTTCGGGTAGAAATTTTAATCCTTCAGATTTTGACAAAGATTCAAAATCAATGATCGTGAATGAATACATGTATGAAGAAATAAAACCTTATCTGAATGAAAAAGAAGAATTACTGTTTTTAGATGGCAGTGTACGCATGAGAATTGTTGGTGTAGTAGAGGGTTTTAAGAAAAAGAATGAATTTGAAGACCCTTTAAGTATCGGATTTTGGCCAAGTAATCCAGAGAATTTTCGTCAGCCCCATATCTTAATTAAGACAAAGAATGATCCAAGAGTCATTGAGGCTCAACTGATCAGAGATTTAGAAAAGGTCAGTCCAGATTTGGCATTTGTTCCTAGGTATTTTGATGATATGAAGGATTCTGCAAACAAGGAAGTTTTAATGCCTTTGATCTTACTTTGTGTGATCAGTCTATTCTTGGTAATTAATATTGCGTTGGGGCTTTACGGTGTGCTTTGGTACAATATCAGTCAAAGAAAAAGTGAAATAGGGCTTCGAAGAGCGGTAGGTGCAGATAAGACGAGCATAACTCTTCAAATATTATCTGAAGTTGGCGCACTGTTTACTGTAGCTGTATTCTTAGGAAGTATATTTGCAATTCAGTTCCCTTTGTTAGGGATCTTTAACTTTACCAATTCCGAATATATTGTGGGGGCTTTATTATCATTTATATTTGTTGGGGTGATAACTATATTCTGTGGTTACTATCCAAGTAAGTTAGCCTCTCGTATTACGCCTGTTGAAGCACTTCATGAATTATAA